The following proteins are co-located in the Apium graveolens cultivar Ventura chromosome 5, ASM990537v1, whole genome shotgun sequence genome:
- the LOC141660781 gene encoding uncharacterized protein LOC141660781 gives MKLRHVDVNCDSLLISNHVNGSYEAKDPKMIMYLDVTKRLMSCFDTFNIQHVPRKNNVQADALVGLGAIFKGLSLNNIPVVHIMKPTVEILAHEMEVLALNRHGDNADEVIDSWIQTYKDYLQHRIRINNNNEARTLRMKMISFTVLDDEFLKNSSTGLLQRCLKIMRLKWF, from the coding sequence ATGAAGCTTAGACACGTCGATGTAAACTGTGACTCACTGTTAATTTCCAATCATGTCAACGGTTCTTATGAAGCTAAAGACCCCAAGATGATTATGTACTTAGATGTCACTAAAAGGTTGATGAGTTGTTTTGACACGTTTAACATACAACATGTACCAAGGAAAAACAACGTTCAAGCTGATGCACTAGTTGGCCTTGGGGCTATCTTCAAAGGTCTTAGTCTGAACAACATCCCGGTTGTACACATCATGAAACCTACTGTTGAAATATTGGCTCATGAAATGGAGGTGTTGGCCCTCAATCGACACGGTGACAATGCAGATGAAGTCATAGACAGCTGGATTCAAACATATAAGGACTACTTGCAGCATAGAATCAGAATTAACAACAACAATGAAGCCAGGACCCTTAGGATGAAGATGATAAGTTTCACTGTTTTGGATGATGAGTTTTTAAAAAATTCATCTACGGGACTACTTCAAAGATGCTTGAAAATCATGAGGCTGAAATGGTTTTGA
- the LOC141660782 gene encoding uncharacterized protein LOC141660782, with amino-acid sequence MDIVGKMPPAHGKKAFMLAMTDYFSKWIKAEAFKQVMSNENINLIKSTPRYPQANGQAKSSNKIIINSLKKRLTSCKGKWAEEFPWVLWSDRTNPKTLTGQTHYSLVYGTEVVLPTEVIMPTARYVLFTSDMNDKELAHDIDTVDEI; translated from the exons ATGGACATTGTGGGGAAGATGCCACCTGCACATGGAAAGAAAGCTTTTATGCTAGCCATGACGGACTATTTTTCTAAATGGATTAAAGCAGAGGCGTTCAAACAAGTCATGTCGAATGAG AATATCAACTTGATCAAGTCGACACCAAGGTATCCCCAGGCTAATGGACAGGCTAAATCGAgtaataaaattataatcaacagCCTCAAGAAGAGATTGACATCATGCAAGGGAAAGTGGGCTGAAGAATTTCCTTGGGTATTATGGTCAGACAGGACTAATCCAAAGACGTTGACAGGACAGACGCATTATAGCTTGGTTTATGGAACTGAAGTCGTCTTGCCAACTGAGGTCATAATGCCCACTGCCAGATATGTGTTATTTACATCAGACATGAATGATAAGGAATTGGCACATGACATAGACACAGTGGATGAAATTTGA
- the LOC141724924 gene encoding uncharacterized protein LOC141724924 isoform X2 yields the protein MLFFVFDSKVCRVCGNLCVKNATLIHLHDKKVVELESGCGLVRGIAALLREHVLLTDFPDRLKLLKKNVQKNLYANVQVSATVIELTCGDHPHPKLMNPSPDYVLGPDVIYSEEVVIHLIETFVELCESQTMIILAGEFRNEYFLEPAMKV from the exons ATGCTCTTTTTTGTGTTTGATTCAAAAGTGTGTCGGGTATGTGGAAATTTATGTGTAAAAAATGCTACCCTCATTCATCTTCATGACAAAAAGGTTGTTGAATTGGAATCTGGTTGCGGTTTGGTTAG gGGCATTGCAGCTCTATTAAGGGAACACGTTCTTCTAACCGATTTTCCAGATAGGCTAAAGCTCCTTAAAAAGAACGTCCAAAAAAATTTGTATGCAAATGTGCAAGTTTCTGCAACTGTTATTGAGCTCACTTGTGGAGATCACCCTCATCCTAAGCTCATGAATCCATCACCTGATTATG TGCTCGGTCCAGATGTGATTTATAGTGAGGAAGTAGTGATACATTTGATCGAAACATTTGTAGAACTTTGTGAATCCCAAACAATGATCATATTGGCAGGAGAATTTCGAAATG AGTACTTTTTAGAACCAGCGATGAAGGTTTGA
- the LOC141724924 gene encoding uncharacterized protein LOC141724924 isoform X1, with amino-acid sequence MLFFVFDSKVCRVCGNLCVKNATLIHLHDKKVVELESGCGLVRGIAALLREHVLLTDFPDRLKLLKKNVQKNLYANVQVSATVIELTCGDHPHPKLMNPSPDYVLGPDVIYSEEVVIHLIETFVELCESQTMIILAGEFRNDVILEYFLEPAMKV; translated from the exons ATGCTCTTTTTTGTGTTTGATTCAAAAGTGTGTCGGGTATGTGGAAATTTATGTGTAAAAAATGCTACCCTCATTCATCTTCATGACAAAAAGGTTGTTGAATTGGAATCTGGTTGCGGTTTGGTTAG gGGCATTGCAGCTCTATTAAGGGAACACGTTCTTCTAACCGATTTTCCAGATAGGCTAAAGCTCCTTAAAAAGAACGTCCAAAAAAATTTGTATGCAAATGTGCAAGTTTCTGCAACTGTTATTGAGCTCACTTGTGGAGATCACCCTCATCCTAAGCTCATGAATCCATCACCTGATTATG TGCTCGGTCCAGATGTGATTTATAGTGAGGAAGTAGTGATACATTTGATCGAAACATTTGTAGAACTTTGTGAATCCCAAACAATGATCATATTGGCAGGAGAATTTCGAAATG ATGTCATCCTAGAGTACTTTTTAGAACCAGCGATGAAGGTTTGA